In Paenibacillus sp. BIC5C1, a genomic segment contains:
- the rbfA gene encoding 30S ribosome-binding factor RbfA, with translation MAKIRTGRVGEQIKKELSLLIQSELKDPRIGFITVTGVEVTGDLSQAKVYLSVFGEQEQKDNSLKALAKANGFLRSELGKRIRFRHVPELIFKIDESIAYGSRIEKLLGDIGTDKNESE, from the coding sequence ATGGCTAAGATTCGTACAGGTAGAGTGGGCGAGCAGATCAAGAAAGAATTAAGTCTGCTCATCCAGTCTGAACTGAAAGATCCTCGTATCGGCTTTATTACCGTAACGGGAGTCGAAGTTACAGGCGACTTGTCGCAAGCCAAAGTTTATCTGAGTGTCTTCGGTGAACAGGAACAAAAGGATAACTCGCTTAAAGCGCTGGCAAAAGCAAATGGATTTTTGCGTTCAGAACTGGGCAAGCGTATCCGTTTTCGACATGTTCCCGAGTTGATATTCAAGATTGACGAATCTATTGCATATGGCAGCCGAATTGAGAAGCTGCTTGGTGATATCGGTACCGACAAGAACGAATCCGAGTAA
- a CDS encoding DHH family phosphoesterase, which translates to MHTYEQALQDGKQFLLEHDDYLVVSHVQPDGDAVSSTVTVGWLLSCLGKTFTMINEGEIPQRMNFLWEAGKIVNMTEQPPVRKYKAIICVDCADFSRVGLTRHYFEEDAVILNIDHHPTNDGYGTVNIIKPDAAATAEILFDFLNLFPVKWDKDVATAVYTGLLTDTGGFRYANTSPNVMTTASKLLEHGVDGPYLAQILLEQVTLPQVRILNQALSSLQMTDDGKIAWVVITPEDMIACGAANEDLEGVVNYPRNIQGVEVGIFFKVINENAVKVSLRSAGKVDVAALAQNFGGGGHVLAAGCRVEGKLEDIVALVLKQVNTQW; encoded by the coding sequence ATGCACACTTATGAACAGGCGCTTCAGGACGGAAAGCAATTTCTGCTGGAGCATGATGATTACCTGGTCGTGTCGCATGTACAGCCGGACGGTGACGCAGTCAGCTCTACGGTAACGGTGGGCTGGCTGCTGTCATGTCTGGGCAAGACATTCACGATGATTAATGAAGGTGAAATTCCACAACGCATGAATTTTTTGTGGGAAGCTGGCAAGATCGTGAACATGACCGAACAACCACCGGTGCGGAAATATAAAGCGATTATCTGTGTGGATTGTGCAGACTTTTCCAGAGTAGGCTTGACTCGTCATTATTTCGAAGAAGATGCTGTCATTTTAAATATTGATCATCATCCGACCAATGATGGGTATGGAACAGTAAATATCATTAAGCCAGACGCAGCAGCCACGGCTGAAATTCTGTTTGATTTCCTCAATCTTTTCCCAGTGAAGTGGGATAAAGATGTGGCTACAGCAGTCTATACAGGATTGCTAACAGATACAGGTGGATTCCGCTATGCGAATACGAGTCCTAATGTGATGACCACTGCATCCAAATTGCTTGAACATGGTGTGGATGGACCTTATCTTGCACAAATTCTGCTTGAGCAGGTTACGCTCCCACAAGTCCGTATATTGAATCAGGCACTCTCAAGCCTGCAAATGACTGACGATGGCAAGATTGCCTGGGTGGTCATTACACCCGAAGACATGATTGCTTGTGGTGCGGCTAATGAAGATCTTGAAGGGGTAGTCAATTACCCCCGTAACATTCAAGGTGTGGAAGTGGGCATCTTTTTTAAAGTAATCAATGAAAATGCGGTGAAAGTGTCTCTCCGGTCAGCTGGCAAAGTTGATGTTGCCGCTCTTGCACAGAACTTTGGTGGAGGCGGACATGTACTCGCAGCTGGATGTCGCGTAGAAGGAAAGTTGGAAGATATCGTCGCGCTAGTGCTAAAGCAGGTGAATACTCAATGGTAA
- the truB gene encoding tRNA pseudouridine(55) synthase TruB, which yields MVKPFEGILPVYKPAGFTSHDVVAKMRRILKMKRIGHTGTLDPQVTGVLPLCLGRATRVVEYMQELPKEYLATLRLGLSTDTEDMTGEVIERSETAVEVTQEQVQQVLEQFVGTISQVPPMYSAVKVDGKRLYELAREGKTVERKSREVTIYELELTGIENQGETTDISFRALCSKGTYIRTLCVDIGKKLGYPSTMLHLERTISAGISADHCLHFEEVEQRMIDGTLAEVLIPVDEAISSIPAHTVGADQAKGALQGQKLSARLLEPPAEQPGLLRLYDQDGTFLGIFERDELKATVRAVKVFLPE from the coding sequence ATGGTAAAACCATTCGAAGGTATACTTCCGGTGTACAAACCAGCGGGTTTTACTTCTCATGATGTTGTGGCCAAAATGCGTCGCATTCTCAAAATGAAACGTATTGGTCATACAGGTACATTGGACCCGCAAGTTACTGGTGTACTTCCGCTCTGTCTTGGACGGGCAACCCGTGTGGTGGAGTACATGCAGGAGCTTCCCAAGGAATACCTGGCAACGCTTCGACTGGGTCTGTCTACTGACACGGAGGATATGACAGGTGAAGTCATTGAGCGGTCGGAGACGGCTGTTGAGGTGACACAGGAGCAGGTTCAGCAGGTGCTGGAGCAATTCGTAGGCACCATCTCACAGGTTCCTCCTATGTATTCTGCGGTCAAAGTGGACGGGAAACGTCTCTACGAACTTGCTCGTGAAGGCAAAACGGTAGAGCGTAAGAGTCGTGAAGTTACGATCTATGAGCTGGAATTGACAGGAATTGAGAATCAAGGCGAGACAACGGATATATCGTTCCGCGCTTTATGTTCCAAAGGGACATATATTCGAACGTTATGCGTGGATATCGGTAAAAAATTGGGATATCCGTCCACCATGCTACACCTGGAGCGCACGATATCGGCTGGGATTTCCGCTGATCATTGCCTTCATTTTGAAGAAGTGGAACAACGTATGATCGATGGAACGTTAGCCGAGGTGTTGATTCCGGTTGATGAAGCCATCTCTTCCATTCCGGCACATACGGTGGGTGCGGATCAGGCCAAGGGGGCCCTTCAGGGCCAGAAATTATCGGCGCGTTTGCTCGAACCGCCTGCAGAGCAACCTGGTCTACTGCGGTTATATGATCAGGATGGGACGTTTCTGGGGATATTTGAGCGGGATGAGTTGAAAGCAACGGTGAGAGCTGTTAAAGTCTTTTTACCGGAATAA
- a CDS encoding bifunctional riboflavin kinase/FAD synthetase: MKTVMLTYPQTLQSAVQGTHPQVLAIGQFDGLHLGHASVILSAVRIARETGMQAAVMTFHPHPKEVMRKGDYEGYLTPLRDKEDILAGMGVDVLYVVEFNEEFSRLTPQQFAHDLLIPLQTRTAVVGFDFRFGHKGAGDEQLLRTLGEGEMTVETVPPFLLNGEKVSSSLIRVLLKRGEMDEASQWLGRPYSIRGIVIHGEKRGRTIGFPTANLELTDHYVTPAKGVYAVRVQYGEQELRGVMNLGVKPTFHENGMKPTFEVHLLDFDGQIYDQELKVDLVHYIRAERKFDSIDALISQIREDALTAARLLS, translated from the coding sequence GTGAAAACCGTAATGCTAACCTATCCGCAGACGTTACAATCGGCTGTTCAGGGCACACATCCCCAAGTGCTTGCGATCGGTCAATTTGACGGGCTGCATCTCGGACATGCAAGTGTCATTTTGTCAGCTGTCCGCATTGCACGCGAAACGGGCATGCAGGCAGCGGTGATGACCTTTCATCCTCATCCGAAGGAAGTTATGCGCAAAGGGGATTACGAGGGTTATCTAACTCCCTTGAGAGATAAAGAAGACATCCTGGCAGGGATGGGTGTAGATGTACTCTATGTGGTCGAATTCAATGAGGAGTTCTCCAGATTGACGCCGCAGCAATTTGCACATGATCTGCTGATTCCGCTTCAGACTCGAACAGCGGTAGTTGGTTTTGACTTCCGCTTCGGTCACAAGGGAGCAGGGGATGAGCAGCTTCTTCGCACATTGGGAGAAGGCGAAATGACGGTGGAAACTGTACCTCCATTCCTGTTAAATGGTGAGAAGGTAAGCAGTTCTCTCATTCGTGTCCTGTTGAAACGTGGAGAAATGGACGAAGCCAGCCAATGGCTCGGACGACCATATAGCATCAGGGGAATTGTAATTCATGGAGAGAAACGTGGGCGGACAATTGGTTTTCCTACCGCTAACCTTGAACTTACGGATCATTATGTTACGCCGGCGAAAGGCGTATACGCTGTTCGTGTGCAGTATGGGGAGCAGGAACTGCGCGGCGTCATGAACCTTGGTGTGAAACCTACCTTTCACGAAAACGGGATGAAACCTACGTTTGAGGTGCACTTGCTTGATTTTGATGGGCAGATATATGACCAGGAATTAAAGGTTGATCTCGTTCACTACATTCGTGCAGAGCGGAAATTTGACTCGATTGATGCCTTGATCAGTCAGATTCGTGAAGATGCATTAACCGCCGCCCGCCTGTTATCCTAA
- the rpsO gene encoding 30S ribosomal protein S15 has protein sequence MALTQERKQQLIDEHKTHESDTGSPEVQVAILTENIRSLTDHLRTHKKDHHSRRGLLKMVGQRRKLLAYVKNKDVKRYSALIEKLGLRR, from the coding sequence ATGGCATTGACTCAAGAACGTAAACAACAACTGATCGACGAGCACAAAACTCATGAGTCCGATACTGGATCACCTGAGGTGCAAGTTGCTATCCTTACGGAAAACATCAGAAGTTTGACAGACCACTTGCGTACGCACAAGAAAGACCACCACTCACGTCGTGGACTTTTGAAAATGGTAGGTCAACGTCGTAAGCTTTTGGCTTACGTGAAAAACAAAGATGTTAAACGTTACAGCGCACTGATCGAAAAACTCGGATTGCGTCGTTAA
- the pnp gene encoding polyribonucleotide nucleotidyltransferase, translated as MEQRVEMQLGGRTLTLETGRLAKQANAAVKVTYGDTVVLCTVTASSEPKDLDFFPLTVNYEERLYAVGKIPGGFIKREGRPSEKAILSSRLTDRPIRPLFPEGFRNDVQVLNIVMSVDQDCEPQIAAMIGTSAALSISDVPFSGPIGGVKVGRINGEFIINPTIAQLEVSEIELVVAGTKDAIMMVEAEANEVPEEVMLEAIMFGHDEIKNIVAVIEQLVQVAGKEKMAVKLHAVNAEVNSSVREFASARLVEAVKIAEKHARQDAIDVVNDETVAHFEEKYIESPELLKDVKEVLHDIVKEEVRRLITHDKVRPDGRGLAEIRPIECDTSLLPRTHGSGLFTRGQTQALSICTLGALGDVQILDGISLEETKRFMHHYNFPPFSVGEARPLRAPGRREIGHGALGERALSKVIPSETDFPYTIRLVSEVLESNGSTSQASICASTLAMMDAGVPIKAPVAGVAMGLIKDGDHVSILSDIQGMEDHLGDMDFKVAGTPDGVTAIQMDIKIDGIDRQILSEALAQAKEGRMHILSKMTEVMKTPREQLSQYAPKITTMHINPDKIRDVIGAGGKIINKIIEETGVKIDIEQDGRVFIASSNQEMNDKAKSIIEGIVREVLVGEIYVGKVKRVEKFGAFVEVLPNKEGLVHISQLSTERVAKVEDVVAIGDSITVKVTEIDPQGRINLSRKAVLTAEAPAQS; from the coding sequence ATGGAACAGCGTGTTGAAATGCAGCTTGGTGGAAGAACGCTTACGCTTGAAACAGGGCGTTTGGCCAAGCAGGCTAATGCTGCCGTTAAGGTAACGTACGGGGATACCGTTGTATTGTGTACCGTGACAGCATCAAGTGAGCCTAAAGATCTGGATTTTTTCCCATTGACGGTAAACTATGAAGAAAGATTGTATGCCGTAGGTAAAATCCCAGGTGGATTTATTAAACGTGAAGGCAGACCAAGTGAGAAAGCAATTCTTTCGAGCCGTTTGACAGACCGTCCGATTCGTCCTTTGTTCCCGGAAGGTTTCCGGAATGATGTACAAGTTCTGAATATCGTTATGAGTGTGGACCAGGACTGCGAACCGCAAATTGCTGCCATGATCGGTACTTCGGCTGCACTGAGCATTTCGGATGTTCCATTTAGCGGACCAATTGGTGGCGTAAAAGTTGGACGTATTAATGGTGAATTCATCATCAACCCAACGATTGCACAGCTAGAGGTAAGTGAGATTGAACTCGTTGTTGCAGGAACCAAAGATGCCATCATGATGGTTGAAGCGGAAGCGAACGAAGTTCCGGAAGAAGTAATGTTGGAAGCAATCATGTTCGGACATGACGAGATCAAGAACATTGTTGCAGTCATCGAACAACTCGTACAAGTAGCTGGTAAAGAAAAAATGGCTGTGAAATTGCATGCCGTTAATGCTGAAGTTAACAGCAGTGTACGTGAGTTTGCCAGTGCGCGTCTGGTTGAGGCTGTTAAAATTGCTGAGAAACATGCGCGTCAGGATGCAATCGATGTCGTGAATGACGAAACTGTTGCTCACTTCGAAGAGAAGTATATTGAGTCTCCTGAACTGCTTAAAGATGTGAAAGAAGTGCTGCACGATATCGTCAAAGAAGAAGTGCGCCGCCTGATTACACATGATAAAGTTCGTCCGGATGGACGTGGACTTGCTGAGATTCGTCCAATTGAATGTGATACTTCCCTGCTGCCACGTACTCACGGTTCAGGTCTGTTCACTCGTGGTCAAACGCAAGCGCTCAGCATTTGTACACTTGGTGCACTGGGTGATGTTCAGATTTTGGACGGAATCAGTCTTGAAGAAACGAAACGTTTCATGCATCACTACAACTTCCCGCCGTTCAGCGTAGGTGAAGCTCGTCCATTGCGTGCTCCGGGCCGTCGCGAAATCGGACATGGTGCTCTGGGTGAGCGTGCTCTTTCCAAAGTAATTCCTTCCGAAACGGACTTCCCATACACGATTCGTCTCGTATCCGAAGTATTGGAATCCAACGGTTCAACTTCCCAGGCAAGTATCTGTGCCAGCACATTGGCTATGATGGATGCAGGTGTACCAATCAAAGCTCCAGTTGCGGGTGTAGCTATGGGTCTGATTAAAGACGGAGATCACGTATCCATCCTTAGTGATATTCAAGGTATGGAAGATCACCTCGGTGACATGGACTTCAAAGTAGCAGGAACACCTGATGGTGTAACAGCAATTCAGATGGATATCAAAATTGATGGTATTGATCGTCAAATTTTGTCCGAAGCATTGGCTCAAGCCAAAGAAGGTCGTATGCACATCTTGAGCAAAATGACCGAAGTGATGAAAACGCCACGTGAGCAGTTGTCACAATATGCCCCTAAAATTACAACCATGCATATCAATCCGGACAAAATCCGTGATGTTATCGGTGCAGGTGGTAAAATTATCAATAAAATCATCGAGGAAACCGGTGTTAAAATTGATATTGAACAGGATGGACGTGTCTTTATTGCCTCTTCTAACCAAGAGATGAATGATAAAGCCAAATCGATCATCGAAGGCATTGTACGTGAAGTACTGGTCGGCGAAATTTATGTAGGTAAAGTAAAACGTGTTGAAAAGTTTGGTGCATTCGTTGAAGTGCTGCCGAACAAAGAAGGTCTGGTCCACATCTCACAATTGTCCACAGAGCGTGTTGCTAAAGTGGAAGATGTTGTTGCCATTGGTGATTCCATTACAGTAAAAGTAACGGAAATTGACCCACAAGGCCGTATCAACTTGTCCCGCAAAGCCGTATTGACTGCTGAAGCTCCAGCTCAATCATAG
- a CDS encoding polysaccharide deacetylase family protein produces the protein MAAVILVGQVGSVRTYITEIRDGPGTQNAFDMFKEATGEEQLLSAIRDKAAETKIAPVNARVDRVWKAIPGYNGLEIDVEATYRKALGGTLNTKIAYVYRQTVPEIQLKDLGAHPIYRGNAEKPMVSFMINVAWGNEFIIPMLDTLDAEKVKATFFLDGSWLSKNEELAKEIQKRGHELSNHAYSHPNMSRLSTERAKLEISKTQDLLKEKLGVENHWFAPPSGDFNQQTVDIASGMGLQTVLWTLDTVDWRKPTSESVVAKISSKVEAGTLILMHPTAASSGALKGMIDSIRAKGLTLGTVSETLSSERVKGSAVE, from the coding sequence ATGGCAGCTGTCATACTGGTCGGACAAGTGGGCAGTGTACGTACATACATTACGGAAATCCGTGATGGGCCAGGCACGCAAAATGCATTTGATATGTTCAAAGAGGCAACCGGAGAAGAGCAGCTGTTATCGGCGATCCGGGATAAAGCGGCCGAAACGAAAATCGCTCCGGTAAATGCCAGAGTGGATCGGGTCTGGAAAGCAATACCCGGGTATAACGGACTAGAGATTGATGTGGAAGCCACGTATCGCAAAGCACTCGGTGGCACGCTGAACACCAAGATAGCGTATGTCTATCGGCAGACTGTACCTGAAATCCAGCTTAAAGATTTGGGTGCACACCCGATTTACCGTGGGAATGCCGAAAAACCAATGGTGTCTTTCATGATTAATGTTGCGTGGGGCAATGAATTCATTATTCCGATGCTAGATACGCTTGATGCCGAAAAAGTCAAAGCTACTTTTTTTCTGGATGGAAGCTGGTTGAGCAAAAATGAGGAACTGGCTAAAGAAATTCAAAAGCGTGGACATGAGTTATCAAACCATGCATACTCACATCCGAATATGAGTCGGTTGAGTACGGAGCGGGCGAAGCTGGAAATCAGTAAAACACAGGACCTGCTCAAAGAAAAATTGGGTGTGGAGAACCATTGGTTTGCTCCACCTTCCGGTGATTTTAATCAACAGACGGTCGACATTGCTTCCGGCATGGGACTTCAAACGGTACTTTGGACACTGGATACGGTGGATTGGCGTAAACCAACTTCTGAATCTGTTGTAGCCAAGATCTCCAGTAAAGTAGAAGCCGGCACATTAATTCTGATGCACCCTACAGCTGCTTCTTCAGGAGCTTTAAAAGGAATGATTGATTCCATACGGGCCAAGGGTTTGACGCTTGGAACCGTTAGCGAAACGTTGTCATCCGAGCGCGTGAAGGGATCAGCGGTTGAGTGA
- a CDS encoding pitrilysin family protein, producing the protein MKKIQLGNGLRVVMEQIPTCRSVSFGIWVKTGSRNEQPASNGVSHFIEHMLFKGTDRYDAKAIAEQFDAIGGNVNAFTSKEYTCYYAKVLDEHLPIAVDVLSDMFFRSKMDDGELLKEKNVILEEISMYEDTPDDMVHDLMALAAYGEHPLAYPILGTEERLKAMDSSHLRAYMKEHYTIENTVISIAGNIDDSVIDLMEKHFGAFDVNGVAEQVTLPAFQSGQLFHKKKTEQNHICISFPGCKIGDPLQFAMVVLNNAIGGGMSSRLFQEIREKRGLAYSVYSYHSSHADSGLFTIYAGTAPKQTKEVLDLTKEVLHDLAVNGLSEDELRKGKEQLKGSLILSLESTGSRMNRLGKNELMLGRHHTLDEMITKIEEVTMDDVDAVLDLMFAEPFALAMVGTSDRTIAGLRRDDFVALRSNSKVTGQ; encoded by the coding sequence GTGAAAAAAATTCAGCTGGGCAATGGCCTCAGAGTTGTCATGGAACAAATTCCGACCTGTCGTTCCGTGTCATTTGGAATATGGGTCAAGACAGGTTCTCGCAATGAGCAGCCTGCAAGCAACGGAGTGTCCCATTTTATTGAGCACATGCTGTTCAAAGGAACGGATCGTTATGATGCCAAAGCGATTGCAGAGCAATTTGATGCCATTGGTGGTAACGTGAATGCGTTCACTTCAAAAGAATACACTTGTTATTACGCCAAAGTATTGGATGAACATCTGCCAATAGCTGTTGATGTGTTGTCCGATATGTTCTTCCGCTCTAAAATGGATGATGGTGAACTGCTCAAGGAGAAAAACGTTATTCTGGAAGAAATATCGATGTATGAGGATACGCCGGATGACATGGTCCATGATCTTATGGCTTTGGCAGCCTATGGTGAGCATCCCCTCGCTTATCCGATTTTGGGTACAGAAGAGCGCCTCAAGGCGATGGACTCCAGCCATTTGCGTGCATATATGAAGGAGCACTACACGATTGAGAATACCGTTATTAGTATTGCAGGTAACATTGATGACAGTGTGATTGATTTGATGGAAAAGCATTTTGGTGCTTTTGATGTCAACGGTGTAGCTGAACAAGTCACGCTGCCTGCATTCCAGAGCGGACAACTCTTTCACAAAAAGAAAACGGAACAGAATCATATCTGTATCTCGTTCCCGGGATGCAAGATCGGAGATCCGCTTCAGTTCGCCATGGTCGTGTTGAATAATGCGATTGGTGGAGGCATGAGCTCTAGACTGTTCCAGGAAATTCGGGAGAAACGCGGCCTTGCTTATTCCGTTTATTCTTATCATAGTTCCCATGCGGATAGTGGACTCTTCACCATCTATGCAGGTACAGCGCCGAAGCAGACGAAAGAAGTTCTGGATCTGACCAAAGAGGTCCTGCACGATCTGGCTGTAAATGGATTGTCCGAAGATGAGCTGCGCAAAGGAAAAGAACAGCTGAAAGGAAGTCTGATCCTCAGTTTGGAAAGCACGGGCAGCCGGATGAACCGACTGGGCAAAAACGAGCTGATGCTGGGTAGACACCACACGCTGGACGAAATGATTACCAAAATAGAAGAAGTAACGATGGACGATGTTGATGCTGTGCTGGACCTGATGTTTGCGGAGCCATTTGCGCTCGCTATGGTCGGTACTTCGGATCGTACGATCGCTGGATTAAGAAGGGATGATTTTGTTGCATTACGTTCAAATTCAAAAGTTACCGGGCAATGA
- the dut gene encoding dUTP diphosphatase gives MLHYVQIQKLPGNEDIKLPQKMSELASGFDVVAALQEEVVLQPGQRTLIPTGLAMAMPAGLEAQVRPRSGLAFKHGITCLNTPGTIDADYRGEVKVLLINLGQEPFTIVRGERIAQIVFQTVPAVELTEVAELSETVRGEGGFGHTGK, from the coding sequence TTGTTGCATTACGTTCAAATTCAAAAGTTACCGGGCAATGAAGATATTAAGTTGCCTCAAAAAATGTCAGAGTTGGCCTCCGGCTTTGATGTAGTTGCAGCATTACAGGAAGAGGTTGTATTGCAGCCGGGACAACGTACGTTGATTCCTACGGGACTCGCGATGGCTATGCCAGCTGGATTGGAGGCACAAGTTCGTCCTCGCAGCGGTCTGGCTTTCAAACACGGAATTACTTGTCTGAACACACCGGGAACCATTGATGCCGATTATCGCGGTGAGGTTAAGGTTCTTTTGATTAATCTGGGTCAGGAGCCATTTACCATTGTACGTGGGGAGCGGATTGCCCAAATTGTCTTTCAAACCGTTCCAGCAGTTGAATTAACCGAGGTAGCTGAACTGTCGGAAACTGTACGTGGAGAAGGCGGATTCGGTCATACCGGAAAATAA